A single Xylanimonas cellulosilytica DSM 15894 DNA region contains:
- the rpmD gene encoding 50S ribosomal protein L30 yields the protein MARLKVTQTKSAIGGKKNQRETLRTLGLKRIGDTAVKEDRPEIRGMVNTVSHLVTVEEVD from the coding sequence ATGGCTCGTCTCAAGGTGACCCAGACCAAGTCCGCCATCGGCGGCAAGAAGAACCAGCGCGAGACGCTGCGGACCCTGGGCCTCAAGCGGATCGGTGACACCGCCGTGAAGGAGGACCGTCCCGAGATCCGCGGCATGGTCAACACGGTCTCGCACCTGGTGACCGTCGAGGAGGTCGACTGA
- the rplO gene encoding 50S ribosomal protein L15, giving the protein MAEAKKKVAEEAVAEKVNPLKVHHLRPAPGAKTAKTRVGRGEGSKGKTAGRGTKGTKARYQVPQRFEGGQMPLHMRLPKLRGFKNPFRVEFQVVNLDKLAALYPEGGSVTVEDLVAKGAVRKGQPVKVLGTGEITVKLDVAVDALSGSAKDKILGAGGSVSED; this is encoded by the coding sequence ATGGCTGAGGCCAAGAAGAAGGTGGCTGAGGAGGCCGTGGCCGAGAAGGTCAACCCCCTCAAGGTCCACCACCTGCGTCCGGCCCCCGGTGCCAAGACCGCCAAGACCCGCGTGGGTCGCGGTGAGGGCTCGAAGGGTAAGACGGCCGGCCGCGGTACCAAGGGTACGAAGGCTCGCTACCAGGTCCCGCAGCGCTTCGAGGGTGGGCAGATGCCTCTGCACATGCGCCTCCCGAAGCTCCGTGGCTTCAAGAACCCGTTCCGCGTCGAGTTCCAGGTCGTGAACCTGGACAAGCTCGCCGCGCTGTACCCCGAGGGTGGCTCCGTCACCGTCGAGGACCTCGTCGCCAAGGGCGCGGTCCGCAAGGGCCAGCCGGTGAAGGTGCTCGGCACGGGTGAGATCACCGTCAAGCTGGACGTCGCGGTCGACGCGCTGTCCGGCTCCGCCAAGGACAAGATCCTTGGCGCCGGCGGCTCGGTCTCGGAGGACTGA
- the secY gene encoding preprotein translocase subunit SecY, translating to MLSAFARAFRTPDLRRKLLFTIAIMAIFRVGSFIPTPGVNYTNVRQCIDQTAGGTSLLGLVNTFSGGALLQLSVFALGIMPYITASIIIQLLRVVIPRFEVLHKEGQAGQAKLTQYTRYLSIALAILQSTTVITTARQGLLFPGCTLDVIADRSVVTMLLMVITMTAGTGLIMWLGELITERGVGNGMSLLIFTSIAASFPAGLWSVMGGSNGIRNIIIVVAVVVVVIGLVVYVEQSQRRVPVQYAKRMVGRRMYGGTSTYIPIKINMAGVIPVIFASSILSIPTLIAQFGNQEAGWVQWVGDHLAAQDAPLYIAMYSLLILFFCFFYTSITFNPDEVADNMKKYGGFIPGIRAGRPTAEYLDFVSNRITSAGSLYLVVIALIPTLMVVFLGISQNLPFGGASILIIVGVGLETVKQIDSQLQQRHYEGFLR from the coding sequence GTGCTCAGCGCATTCGCCCGGGCTTTCCGGACGCCCGACCTGCGGCGCAAGCTGCTGTTCACGATCGCGATCATGGCGATCTTCCGCGTCGGCTCGTTCATCCCGACGCCGGGCGTGAACTACACGAACGTCCGCCAGTGCATCGACCAGACCGCGGGCGGCACGTCGCTCCTCGGGCTCGTCAACACCTTCAGCGGTGGTGCGCTGCTGCAGCTCTCGGTCTTCGCGCTCGGCATCATGCCGTACATCACCGCGAGCATCATCATCCAGCTCCTGCGCGTCGTGATCCCTCGTTTCGAGGTCCTCCACAAGGAGGGCCAGGCCGGCCAGGCCAAGCTCACGCAGTACACCCGGTACCTGTCGATCGCGCTCGCGATCCTGCAGTCCACGACCGTCATCACGACGGCGCGCCAGGGCCTGCTGTTCCCGGGCTGCACCCTCGACGTCATCGCCGACCGCTCCGTGGTGACGATGCTGCTCATGGTCATCACCATGACCGCGGGTACCGGCCTGATCATGTGGCTGGGCGAGCTCATCACCGAGCGCGGCGTCGGCAACGGCATGTCGCTGCTCATCTTCACCTCGATCGCCGCCAGCTTCCCGGCCGGCCTGTGGTCGGTCATGGGCGGCAGCAACGGCATCCGCAACATCATCATCGTGGTCGCGGTCGTCGTCGTCGTCATCGGCCTCGTCGTCTACGTCGAGCAGTCCCAGCGCCGCGTGCCCGTCCAGTACGCGAAGCGCATGGTGGGCCGCCGCATGTACGGCGGGACGAGCACCTACATCCCGATCAAGATCAACATGGCCGGTGTGATCCCGGTGATCTTCGCGTCGTCGATCCTGTCGATCCCGACGCTCATCGCGCAGTTCGGCAACCAGGAGGCCGGCTGGGTCCAGTGGGTCGGCGACCACCTCGCCGCGCAGGACGCGCCCCTCTACATCGCGATGTACTCGTTGCTGATCCTGTTCTTCTGCTTCTTCTACACGTCGATCACGTTCAACCCGGACGAGGTCGCGGACAACATGAAGAAGTACGGCGGCTTCATCCCCGGCATCCGGGCGGGCCGACCGACCGCGGAGTACCTGGACTTCGTGAGCAACCGCATCACGTCGGCCGGCTCGCTGTACCTCGTGGTCATCGCACTCATCCCGACGCTCATGGTCGTGTTCCTCGGAATCTCCCAGAACCTTCCGTTCGGCGGTGCGTCGATCCTGATCATCGTCGGCGTCGGCCTCGAGACGGTGAAGCAGATCGACTCGCAGCTGCAGCAGCGTCACTACGAAGGGTTCCTCCGTTGA
- a CDS encoding adenylate kinase has protein sequence MTENVPSRHDLHPASGPEGRATRLLIMGPQGSGKGTQAARLAEVFEIPAISTGDIFRANIKGNTELGRLAQEYTNKGELVPDEVTDSMVRDRLGQEDAREGFILDGYPRNAHQVEALDAVLTDLGWSLDGVIELTADRDELLSRIAKRAELEGRADDTEEAIARRLDIYAEQTAPLTAAYGERGLLVQVDGIGEVAEVTDRIVAGLQAQFG, from the coding sequence TTGACAGAGAACGTCCCCTCGCGCCACGACCTGCACCCCGCCTCCGGCCCTGAGGGCCGCGCGACGCGCCTGCTGATCATGGGCCCCCAGGGCTCCGGCAAGGGCACGCAGGCGGCACGCCTGGCCGAGGTCTTCGAGATCCCCGCGATCTCCACCGGTGACATCTTCCGCGCCAACATCAAGGGCAACACCGAGCTGGGCCGGCTGGCGCAGGAGTACACGAACAAGGGCGAGCTCGTCCCCGACGAGGTCACCGACTCGATGGTCCGCGACCGGCTCGGCCAGGAGGACGCTCGCGAGGGCTTCATCCTCGACGGCTACCCGCGCAACGCGCACCAGGTCGAGGCGCTCGACGCCGTCCTGACGGACCTGGGTTGGTCGCTCGACGGCGTCATCGAGCTCACCGCGGACCGTGACGAGCTGCTGAGCCGCATCGCCAAGCGCGCCGAGCTCGAGGGCCGCGCGGACGACACCGAGGAGGCCATCGCCCGCCGCCTCGACATCTACGCGGAGCAGACCGCTCCGCTGACCGCCGCCTACGGTGAGCGCGGCCTGCTGGTGCAGGTCGACGGCATCGGCGAGGTGGCGGAGGTGACCGACCGGATCGTGGCCGGTCTCCAGGCGCAGTTCGGCTGA
- the map gene encoding type I methionyl aminopeptidase, translating into MVLGRERVELKTLEQVRVMRRAGLVVADVLAAVSAAARPGVTTADLDDVARGVIAAGGATSSFLGYHGFPATICTSVNDEVIHGIPGPRVLQAGDVVSVDAGAVVDGWHGDSATTFVLGADGALPPGSPEADADDDALVRATEAAMWAGIAALAPKGRLNDVGRAVETAVEIASAASGVPFGIVEEYVGHGIGSAMHQPPDVLNYATSGRGQALKTGMCLAVEPMVTRGSGATRELADGWTVVTTDGSRSAHWEHSVAILADGITVLTAPDGGAERLAALGVDVIRLD; encoded by the coding sequence ATGGTTCTCGGTCGTGAGCGCGTCGAGCTCAAGACGCTCGAGCAGGTGCGCGTCATGCGGCGCGCCGGCCTCGTCGTCGCCGACGTGCTCGCGGCCGTCAGCGCCGCCGCCCGGCCGGGGGTGACCACGGCCGACCTCGACGACGTCGCCCGCGGCGTCATCGCGGCGGGCGGGGCGACGTCCAGCTTCCTGGGGTACCACGGGTTCCCCGCGACGATCTGCACCTCCGTCAACGACGAGGTCATCCACGGCATCCCCGGCCCGCGCGTCCTGCAGGCCGGGGACGTCGTGTCGGTGGACGCCGGCGCCGTCGTCGACGGCTGGCACGGCGACTCCGCGACGACGTTCGTCCTGGGTGCCGACGGCGCCCTGCCGCCCGGGTCGCCCGAAGCCGACGCCGATGACGACGCGCTGGTGCGCGCGACGGAGGCCGCCATGTGGGCGGGCATCGCCGCGCTCGCCCCGAAGGGCCGGCTGAACGACGTCGGCCGCGCCGTCGAGACCGCCGTCGAGATCGCCTCCGCGGCGTCGGGCGTGCCGTTCGGGATCGTCGAGGAGTACGTGGGCCACGGGATCGGCTCGGCGATGCACCAGCCGCCGGACGTCCTCAACTACGCGACCTCCGGGCGCGGCCAGGCGCTCAAGACGGGCATGTGCCTGGCGGTCGAGCCGATGGTGACGCGGGGGAGCGGGGCGACCCGCGAGCTCGCCGACGGCTGGACGGTCGTGACCACGGACGGGTCCCGCTCGGCGCACTGGGAGCACTCGGTGGCGATCCTCGCGGACGGCATCACCGTGCTGACCGCTCCGGACGGCGGGGCCGAACGGCTCGCGGCGCTCGGCGTCGACGTGATCCGCCTGGACTGA
- the infA gene encoding translation initiation factor IF-1 encodes MAKKDGVIEIEGSVIEALPNAMFRVELANGHKVLAHISGKMRQHYIRILPEDRVVVELSPYDLSRGRIVYRYK; translated from the coding sequence ATGGCAAAAAAGGACGGTGTCATCGAGATCGAGGGCAGCGTGATCGAGGCTCTGCCGAACGCGATGTTCCGCGTGGAGCTGGCCAACGGTCACAAGGTTCTCGCTCACATCTCGGGCAAGATGCGTCAGCACTACATCCGCATCCTCCCCGAGGACCGGGTCGTGGTGGAGCTGAGCCCGTACGACCTGTCCCGTGGCCGGATCGTCTACCGCTACAAGTAG
- the rpmJ gene encoding 50S ribosomal protein L36, producing MKVKPSVKKICDKCKVIRRHGRVMVICENLRHKQRQG from the coding sequence ATGAAGGTCAAGCCCAGCGTCAAGAAGATCTGCGACAAGTGCAAGGTGATCCGCCGGCACGGTCGCGTCATGGTGATCTGCGAGAACCTGCGCCACAAGCAGCGTCAGGGCTGA
- the rpsM gene encoding 30S ribosomal protein S13, producing MARLIGVDLPREKRVEIALTYIYGVGRTRASQTLEATGISPDVRVKDLDDAQLVALRDYLEGSFKLEGDLRREVAADIRRKVEIGTYQGLRHRRGLPVRGQRTKTNARTRKGPKRTVAGKKKAR from the coding sequence ATGGCACGTCTTATCGGCGTCGACCTCCCCCGCGAGAAGCGGGTCGAGATCGCGCTCACCTACATCTACGGCGTCGGCCGTACCCGCGCGTCGCAGACGCTCGAGGCGACGGGCATCAGCCCGGACGTCCGCGTCAAGGACCTCGACGACGCGCAGCTCGTCGCTCTCCGCGACTACCTCGAGGGCAGCTTCAAGCTCGAGGGTGACCTCCGCCGCGAGGTTGCCGCCGACATCCGCCGCAAGGTGGAGATCGGCACCTACCAGGGTCTGCGCCACCGTCGCGGGCTGCCGGTGCGCGGTCAGCGCACGAAGACCAACGCGCGTACCCGCAAGGGTCCGAAGCGCACCGTCGCGGGCAAGAAGAAGGCCCGCTGA
- the rpsK gene encoding 30S ribosomal protein S11 translates to MPPKTRAAAGTRKPRRKDKKNVPLGQAHIKSTFNNTIVSITDPTGAVIAWASAGHVGFKGSRKSTPFAAQLAAESAARRAQEHGVKKVDVFVKGPGSGRETAIRSLQATGLEVGSIQDVTPQAHNGVRPPKRRRV, encoded by the coding sequence ATGCCTCCCAAGACTCGTGCCGCCGCCGGCACGCGCAAGCCGCGCCGCAAGGACAAGAAGAACGTCCCGCTCGGCCAGGCGCACATCAAGAGCACGTTCAACAACACGATCGTCTCGATCACCGACCCGACCGGTGCCGTGATCGCGTGGGCCTCTGCCGGCCACGTCGGCTTCAAGGGTTCGCGCAAGTCGACGCCGTTCGCCGCGCAGCTCGCCGCCGAGTCGGCCGCCCGCCGCGCCCAGGAGCACGGTGTCAAGAAGGTCGACGTCTTCGTCAAGGGCCCGGGTTCCGGTCGTGAGACCGCCATCCGCTCCCTGCAGGCGACCGGCCTCGAGGTCGGCTCGATCCAGGACGTGACGCCCCAGGCGCACAACGGCGTTCGCCCGCCGAAGCGCCGCCGCGTCTGA
- a CDS encoding DNA-directed RNA polymerase subunit alpha: protein MLIAQRPTLTEEVISENRTRFAIEPLEPGFGYTLGNSLRRTLLSSIPGAAVTSIRIDGVLHEFTTVPGVKEDVTEIILNIKNLVVSSENDEPVVMYLRKQGAGAVTAADIVPPAGVEVHNPDLHIATLNDKGKLEIELTVERGRGYVSAAQNKSLDAEIGRIPVDSIYSPVLKVTYKVEATRVEQRTDFDKLIVDVETKPAITPRDALASAGKTLVELFGLARELNVEAEGIEIGPSPTDSALAADLALPIEELNLTIRSYNCLKREGIHQVGELVARSEADLLDIRNFGAKSINEVKEKLAELGLALKDSPLDFDPSASFYDGGDDTAYDEQY, encoded by the coding sequence GTGCTGATCGCACAGCGCCCCACCCTGACCGAAGAGGTCATCTCGGAGAACCGCACCCGGTTTGCCATCGAGCCGCTGGAGCCGGGCTTCGGCTACACGCTCGGCAACTCGCTGCGCCGGACCCTGCTGTCGTCCATCCCGGGCGCGGCCGTCACCTCCATCCGCATCGACGGTGTGCTCCACGAGTTCACCACCGTGCCGGGGGTGAAGGAGGACGTCACCGAGATCATCCTCAACATCAAGAACCTCGTGGTCTCCTCGGAGAACGACGAGCCGGTCGTCATGTACCTGCGCAAGCAGGGTGCCGGGGCTGTCACCGCCGCGGACATCGTCCCGCCGGCGGGCGTCGAGGTGCACAACCCCGACCTGCACATCGCCACGCTGAACGACAAGGGCAAGCTCGAGATCGAGCTGACCGTCGAGCGTGGCCGTGGCTACGTCTCCGCCGCCCAGAACAAGTCGCTGGACGCCGAGATCGGCCGCATCCCGGTCGACTCGATCTACTCGCCGGTCCTCAAGGTCACGTACAAGGTCGAGGCCACCCGTGTGGAGCAGCGCACGGACTTCGACAAGCTGATCGTCGACGTCGAGACGAAGCCGGCCATCACGCCGCGCGACGCGCTCGCCTCCGCCGGCAAGACGCTCGTCGAGCTGTTCGGCCTCGCCCGCGAGCTGAACGTCGAGGCCGAGGGCATCGAGATCGGCCCGTCGCCGACGGACTCCGCGCTGGCCGCGGACCTGGCGCTGCCGATCGAGGAGCTCAACCTCACGATCCGCTCGTACAACTGCCTCAAGCGCGAGGGCATCCACCAGGTCGGTGAGCTCGTCGCGCGCAGCGAGGCGGACCTGCTCGACATCCGTAACTTCGGTGCGAAGTCGATCAACGAGGTCAAGGAGAAGCTGGCCGAGCTCGGCCTGGCGCTCAAGGACTCGCCGCTCGACTTCGACCCGTCCGCCTCGTTCTACGACGGCGGCGACGACACGGCGTACGACGAGCAGTACTGA
- the rplQ gene encoding 50S ribosomal protein L17 has product MPTPTKGPRLGGGPAHERLILANLATALFEHGRITTTVTKAKRVQPLAERLITFAKRGDLHARRRVLTVVRDKGVVHTLFTEIAPAVAERNGGYTRVTKVGNRKGDNAPMAVIELVTEPVSPKQAVVKEAEKAAKKAAPKKAAKVEEPTVEETVETPAEAEVVEAAAEETKTEETKEA; this is encoded by the coding sequence ATGCCTACCCCCACCAAGGGTCCGCGGCTCGGCGGTGGCCCGGCTCACGAGCGTCTGATCCTCGCGAACCTCGCCACGGCGCTCTTCGAGCACGGCCGCATCACCACCACCGTCACCAAGGCGAAGCGCGTCCAGCCGCTGGCCGAGCGTCTCATCACGTTCGCGAAGCGCGGCGACCTGCACGCCCGCCGTCGCGTCCTGACCGTCGTCCGTGACAAGGGCGTCGTGCACACGCTGTTCACCGAGATCGCCCCGGCCGTGGCCGAGCGCAACGGTGGCTACACGCGCGTCACCAAGGTCGGCAACCGCAAGGGCGACAACGCCCCCATGGCCGTCATCGAGCTCGTGACCGAGCCCGTGAGCCCGAAGCAGGCCGTCGTCAAGGAGGCCGAGAAGGCCGCCAAGAAGGCTGCGCCGAAGAAGGCCGCCAAGGTCGAGGAGCCCACGGTCGAGGAGACCGTCGAGACCCCGGCCGAGGCCGAGGTCGTCGAGGCTGCCGCCGAGGAGACCAAGACCGAGGAGACCAAGGAGGCCTGA
- a CDS encoding alpha/beta fold hydrolase — protein sequence MPVVFVHGARTSRTMWRAQLAALDAAGVDAAAVDLPAHGERRGERFTVDGAVAVVHDAVDALGGRALVVGLSLGGYVAIEHRARYPEQSAGLVASGCCTPPQSRLRDAWTGASRLLERSPGQGAWLNDRLVGLMLDDDAARDVAAGGYALDAMTDVLREVGGIDSLAALRRGTSPVWIVNGRWDHFRGGERRAVAAARASGAPTRLVIVPHARHTVSLDAPVAFARVILEAAARCSQPTRA from the coding sequence GTGCCGGTCGTGTTCGTGCACGGGGCGCGTACCTCCCGCACCATGTGGCGCGCCCAGCTCGCAGCGCTCGACGCCGCGGGGGTCGACGCGGCCGCCGTCGACCTGCCCGCGCACGGGGAGCGGCGTGGCGAGCGGTTCACCGTCGACGGCGCTGTCGCCGTCGTGCACGATGCCGTCGACGCGCTGGGGGGCCGCGCTCTCGTCGTCGGGCTGTCGCTCGGCGGGTACGTCGCCATCGAGCACCGGGCGCGGTACCCGGAGCAGTCGGCCGGTCTGGTCGCGTCGGGGTGCTGCACGCCGCCGCAGTCGCGCCTGCGCGACGCGTGGACGGGTGCGTCGAGGCTGCTCGAGCGCAGCCCTGGCCAGGGGGCGTGGCTCAACGACCGGCTCGTCGGCCTCATGCTCGACGACGACGCCGCGCGCGACGTCGCAGCCGGCGGCTATGCCCTGGACGCCATGACGGACGTGCTGCGGGAGGTCGGCGGGATCGACTCCCTCGCGGCGCTGCGGCGGGGGACCAGCCCGGTGTGGATCGTCAACGGCCGCTGGGACCACTTCCGCGGCGGCGAGCGTCGCGCGGTGGCGGCGGCCCGGGCGAGCGGGGCGCCGACGCGCCTGGTCATCGTGCCGCACGCCCGCCACACGGTGAGCCTGGACGCCCCGGTGGCGTTCGCCCGCGTGATCCTTGAGGCCGCGGCGCGCTGCTCTCAGCCCACGCGCGCCTGA
- a CDS encoding ROK family protein, with protein MSETLTLAVDCGGGGIKAAVLDEAGTAHAAPVRVPTPYPLPPTRLVDTIAEIAGGLPHAHRVTVGMPGMIRHGVVVHTPHYITRSGPRSRVEPELREAWASFDVRAAVAERLGVPALVLNDAEVHGAGVIAGSGFELVLTLGTGLGSALFDGGSLAPHLELSHAPFRRFATYDEYIGEPERRRLGDGLWSRRVVALVEGLRPVFWWDRLYLGGGNSRRITPTALARLGDDVVIVPNSAALVGGARAWELPRETWG; from the coding sequence GTGTCCGAGACGCTCACCCTCGCGGTCGACTGCGGCGGCGGCGGCATCAAGGCTGCCGTGCTCGACGAGGCCGGCACCGCCCACGCCGCGCCGGTCCGCGTGCCGACGCCGTACCCCCTGCCCCCGACCCGGCTCGTCGACACGATCGCCGAGATCGCCGGCGGCCTGCCGCACGCGCACCGCGTCACCGTCGGGATGCCGGGGATGATCCGCCACGGCGTCGTCGTGCACACGCCGCACTACATCACCCGATCGGGCCCACGTTCCCGCGTGGAGCCCGAGCTGCGGGAGGCGTGGGCGAGCTTCGACGTCCGGGCCGCCGTCGCGGAGCGGCTCGGCGTGCCCGCGCTGGTGCTCAACGACGCCGAGGTGCACGGGGCCGGGGTGATCGCCGGCTCCGGGTTCGAGCTCGTCCTCACGCTCGGCACGGGGCTGGGGTCGGCACTGTTCGACGGCGGCAGCCTCGCCCCGCACCTCGAGCTGTCGCACGCACCGTTCCGCCGCTTCGCGACCTACGACGAGTACATCGGCGAGCCGGAGCGCCGCCGCCTCGGCGACGGCCTGTGGTCGCGGCGGGTCGTGGCGCTGGTGGAAGGGCTGCGCCCCGTGTTCTGGTGGGACCGCCTCTACCTCGGCGGCGGCAACTCGCGTCGCATCACCCCGACAGCGCTGGCCCGCCTCGGCGACGACGTCGTCATCGTGCCGAACTCCGCCGCGCTGGTGGGTGGGGCGCGGGCGTGGGAGCTCCCGCGCGAGACGTGGGGCTGA
- the truA gene encoding tRNA pseudouridine(38-40) synthase TruA, protein MVRVRLDLAYDGTQFAGWARQPALRTVQGVLEDGLEQIVRTAPRGLPAPRLTVAGRTDAGVHARGQVAHVDLPVERWVALPGRSDREPGESLVTRLTGVLPPDVVVHRAALAPAGFDARFSALYRRYAFRIADDAAARDPLHRAHVLWHRRPLDVAAMHDAVQPLRGVRDFAAYCKPRPGATTIRELKELSWTRPADGPDAGLVVARVVADAFCHNMVRALVGASIAVGEGRKPVSWPAEVLASKQRERAAAVVPPRGLTLEEVVYPPDADLAGRADRIRALRTDEDVTPFGG, encoded by the coding sequence ATGGTGCGCGTCCGGCTGGACCTCGCCTATGACGGCACACAGTTCGCGGGCTGGGCGCGGCAGCCCGCGCTGCGCACCGTGCAGGGCGTGCTGGAGGACGGGCTGGAGCAGATCGTACGGACCGCGCCGCGAGGGCTGCCCGCGCCGCGCCTGACGGTGGCGGGCCGTACGGACGCCGGGGTGCACGCCAGGGGCCAGGTCGCCCACGTCGACCTGCCCGTCGAGCGGTGGGTGGCCCTGCCCGGGCGCTCCGACCGGGAGCCGGGCGAGTCGCTGGTCACGCGCCTCACCGGCGTGCTGCCCCCCGACGTCGTCGTCCACCGGGCCGCGCTCGCCCCCGCGGGCTTCGACGCGCGCTTCAGCGCGCTCTACCGCCGCTACGCGTTCCGGATCGCCGACGACGCAGCGGCGCGCGACCCGCTGCACCGCGCCCACGTGCTGTGGCACCGGCGCCCGCTCGACGTCGCCGCGATGCACGACGCCGTCCAGCCGCTGCGCGGGGTGCGCGACTTCGCGGCCTACTGCAAGCCGCGCCCGGGGGCGACGACGATCCGCGAGCTCAAGGAGCTGTCGTGGACCCGGCCGGCGGACGGGCCGGACGCAGGGCTGGTCGTCGCGCGCGTGGTCGCGGACGCGTTCTGCCACAACATGGTGCGTGCCCTCGTGGGGGCGTCGATCGCCGTGGGGGAGGGCCGCAAGCCTGTCTCCTGGCCCGCGGAGGTGCTCGCGTCGAAGCAGCGTGAGCGGGCCGCCGCGGTGGTGCCGCCCCGGGGACTCACCCTGGAGGAGGTCGTCTACCCGCCGGACGCGGACCTGGCGGGCCGCGCCGACCGCATCCGTGCCCTTCGGACTGACGAGGACGTCACGCCGTTCGGTGGTTGA
- a CDS encoding DUF5709 domain-containing protein has product MSVQTPGTAPDPETGAEGDSDQLSADDTLFDRGVDDPLDEGFSPPERARANHWGETPWEQAHDEPLDARLAAEEPDWWETDRQRPRDDSRAGRLVADADADPDGDGAPRTNDVYGQDAGIDGAAATAEEAAMHWTEQP; this is encoded by the coding sequence ATGAGCGTGCAGACCCCTGGCACCGCCCCGGATCCCGAGACCGGGGCCGAGGGCGACAGCGACCAGCTGTCCGCCGACGACACCCTGTTCGACCGCGGGGTCGACGACCCGCTGGACGAGGGCTTCTCCCCGCCCGAGCGGGCACGGGCGAACCACTGGGGCGAGACGCCCTGGGAGCAGGCGCACGACGAGCCGCTGGACGCCCGCCTCGCGGCCGAGGAACCGGACTGGTGGGAGACGGACCGCCAGCGCCCGCGCGACGACTCCCGCGCGGGCCGCCTGGTCGCGGACGCTGACGCCGACCCGGACGGCGACGGAGCCCCGCGCACGAACGACGTCTACGGCCAGGACGCCGGCATCGACGGCGCCGCCGCCACCGCCGAGGAGGCCGCGATGCACTGGACCGAACAACCCTGA
- a CDS encoding DUF937 domain-containing protein translates to MAGLDDLLEALPLDQLAGKLGIDAGTAQSAVSGLLPAIIGGLKANADDPAGAASLQAALAQHDPALVEGGINLDDVDVDDGDKIAGHIFGGNKDAVVAKVAESTGAPAGILGQLLPALAPIALSFISKQLAGKSPAQPQGNAQPQGNVQAQAAAAPEQEQEGGIGGLLGGLLGGGGAGGGGGLDIGGLLGGLGGLLGGGRR, encoded by the coding sequence ATGGCTGGATTGGACGACCTGCTCGAGGCGCTGCCGCTGGACCAGCTCGCCGGGAAGCTCGGCATCGACGCCGGCACCGCGCAGTCGGCGGTGAGCGGCCTGCTCCCCGCGATCATCGGCGGCCTCAAGGCCAACGCCGACGACCCGGCGGGAGCCGCCTCGCTCCAGGCGGCGCTCGCACAGCACGACCCCGCGCTCGTCGAGGGCGGCATCAACCTCGACGACGTCGACGTCGACGACGGCGACAAGATCGCCGGGCACATCTTCGGCGGGAACAAGGACGCGGTCGTGGCGAAGGTCGCGGAGTCGACCGGCGCCCCCGCGGGCATCCTCGGCCAGCTGCTGCCGGCGCTCGCCCCGATCGCCCTGTCGTTCATCTCCAAGCAGCTCGCCGGCAAGTCGCCCGCGCAGCCGCAGGGCAACGCGCAGCCGCAGGGCAACGTGCAGGCTCAGGCCGCCGCGGCGCCCGAGCAGGAGCAGGAGGGCGGCATCGGCGGCCTGCTGGGCGGACTCCTCGGCGGGGGCGGCGCCGGCGGTGGCGGGGGCCTCGACATCGGCGGTCTCCTGGGCGGCCTCGGGGGCCTGCTGGGCGGCGGCCGCCGCTGA
- the rplM gene encoding 50S ribosomal protein L13, with protein sequence MRTYTPKPGDVQRDWYVIDATDVVLGRLATHVATLLRGKHKPTFAPHVDGGDFVIVINADKVALSGNKRATKLAYRHSGYPGGLRSVAYGELLEKNPERAVEKAVRGMIPKTSLGRQQLGKLKVYRGGEHPHAAQQPQPFEITQVSQQA encoded by the coding sequence GTGCGTACGTACACCCCGAAGCCCGGCGACGTCCAGCGCGACTGGTACGTCATCGACGCGACCGACGTCGTCCTGGGCCGTCTGGCGACCCATGTCGCGACCCTTCTGCGCGGGAAGCACAAGCCGACCTTCGCCCCGCACGTCGACGGCGGTGACTTCGTCATCGTCATCAACGCCGACAAGGTTGCCCTTTCCGGCAACAAGCGGGCCACGAAGCTGGCCTACCGCCACTCCGGCTACCCCGGCGGTCTGCGTTCCGTCGCCTACGGCGAGCTGCTCGAGAAGAACCCCGAGCGCGCCGTCGAGAAGGCCGTCCGCGGGATGATCCCGAAGACGTCCCTCGGCCGTCAGCAGCTCGGCAAGCTGAAGGTCTACCGCGGCGGCGAGCACCCGCACGCGGCCCAGCAGCCCCAGCCGTTCGAGATCACCCAGGTTTCGCAGCAGGCCTGA